The Rhopalosiphum maidis isolate BTI-1 chromosome 4, ASM367621v3, whole genome shotgun sequence region ATTCTTTCATTTCAGTCAATTTAGTGGCAACATCGAACATCTTAAAATTGGTGATCCCGTTGAATTTGAAATGACTTATGACAGAAGAACTGGTAAACCCATTGCTAGCACTGTTACAAAAATTGCTCCTGAAGTGgtaagtttttattactaatattcataatgtttaaaattaattaggtaaatattattcattaggtATTAAGTGAAGAAAGAGTAACTGGTGTAGTAACAACAGAATTGAGAACTGAAGGTTCGGGCGGTGATACGCAAGGTCGAATTAGTTATGAAAATCGAGGAGAGTGTTTCTTTCTCCCTTACAATAAAGATGATGTTGAAGGTAATGTCACCCTTAGAACTGGTGATCAAGTAAGCTTTCAAATCGCAACAAATCAAAGGGGTAATTTGGGAGCTACACATGTCCGCTTAGAAAATCCAGTACATCCAGTTAAATATCAGGGAGTTGTATGTTCTATGAAAGATGTTTTTGGTTACATCGAACGAGCTGATATTGTTAAAGAAATCTCATTTCCATTTACTGAATTTAAAGATTCCTCCAAACCTTTACAGTTGGGTGATGATGTAGAATTCATAATACAAACACGGAGTGTAAGTaaattgaatgtatttatttgaatatatgtttaatttgtgtgaattaaaaatagaaataaaaaaattctgtattttaaactcggtatgtaaatattaaagattgtTGCTTggtttagaaattatatttgaccATTCATTCCTCTAAATTAACATTGGGATTTTATGTGTTATGTCACTGATctatatgaaaatgtatagttatatctAAATTCAgaaattattggtatttagCTATTCATACTTGTTCATAGTATCTAgtctaaatagtaatttttcaatatatttaatagttattcagATCATTTGACCGTTGTATAGACTGTAAAATaccttgttttatttttaacaaaactgtttaatcttaaatatttgctATTTAATGAGGAATGAGTGGCCTGTTTAAacgtttttaagtatttttatatttgttttgtagacagtaaagtttttattttattttaagtataatttagaattgttttgttattcatCAGGGAAAGGAAGTTGCGTGTAATATTGAACGTTTGCCTCCTGGTTCAGTAATATTTGAAGATATCGAGGATACTGTTATGAAAGGTCAAGTTTTAAAACCTTTAGACAAAACTCCTCAAAACCATTTGCCATCTGAACCATTACCTGGACGTATACGTTATAGAGCACCCGATTATTCTGAAGTTGAAGTTTCATTTGGTGAAAAAGATCAGCAGGGTGATTTTACATTGAGGTGAGTACCTTTGATTAAACTTCATCTTCTAAGAGAATATGAATGtgcaaaaatcaaaaaaccaAATCTATACCACAGTGGACTTATTATAAAGTAGCTATACTATAGAGATTAGAGTGAAATTGGTGAAATACAAGATAGCAATTCGCAGTTTTATGCACACAGTAGTTTCTTAGTGaacagaatataaataaattatgtattatacatgtactgaattttattgttttttacagACACGGTGATTGGGTTGAATTCCGAATAGCAACCGATCGACGAGATCAGTTAAAACGAGCtactaatatttcattattaccaGAATCATTTGTAGTTTCTGGTGAAAGAAGAGAACTAGGTATTATTGCAGTTTTAAAACAAGGATTTGGATTTTTACGTTCTGTTGAAAGAGAaccaaagatatattttactttcaatGAAGTTTTGGATGTTCAAAGAAAATTGGAATGTAATGATGAAGTTGAATTTACAGTGGCACAAGTAATATTatgagatttttaatttattcaacttaccttaaaacactaaataaatagttaatattggcTTTTTATAAAGGCCATGAATGTAAAACAGTTATTCCTACACTGTATTTTatgatcaaaattaattagttattttataccaCTTCAGACTCTCtacaaaatcataattacTCTTAGATCAAATgtgtatcttataaaatatagaataaatatacaaagagCCTAcgtcataaaaatgtacaatataaacaatttttgttcagATGAATTTGTTTCGTGTTCTTAGTTTCaatattaaagtgaattaaaattttataaaacttaaatgtaaaaaatattatctatagtattTTGTGGAGTTCTTgttaacaacaacaaaaaaaaaaagttataaataaaaaaagtaagttttaaattatgcaaagtattacaattttaaaatgcacatAAATTGCTTttcaatttaagtataaataatccaTGAGATGcactagataatatttttaccttaatcactcttaaattaaaatatacatcagaaatttgctatgttgtaagttataaatgtgtaaGACGGTGCTAAtacaattaggtataatattcttttaaggatataacaagtattatattttaaaaatttcaatgggggttttttttaatgatccaatttaaattgattgctTATTGTcctaaatgattttatttatataaatacattttagcgtaattatttacatgcatattttttttttatacacttaattttataataaaaatagtattctttattctttaatttttaatttttcaacataaatactcatttatttgtttgcttactataatagtttttatttataattagaggtcaatattatgtacttctGAGTTCTgacaaatattgatttatttagtttgtgtacttaattcagtttttaattaaataaaaataaattataaatattaggtatagctaaaatattattttattttaaccataGGATCCTTCATCTTCATTTGGAAATTCTAGACAGAGTGCCATACGAATTAAACACTTGACACGTGGTTCAGTACAATTTGAAGTACTCATTGAAGAAGGATTAGTAGGTATAGTAACAGTTGTAGCAACGGAGATATTTGAACCATCAAGTCCTTCAAAAACTAATGCTCACGTAAGTTActgatattaaatactatattattctaGTACATTTAGGTACTTAGtgcttacatattaaaatatatgagtaGTTCCGTAGTAAAATAACATGTTCCATACAAACATACAAAAACGTCCTTAGTATTCACAACATGTAGGTAAAACTGAGATTGTGTATATAGACTTACTGTAGTGAAATTACctagtaaaacaaaatatttttgaattacatcaTCTCTGTTTGAGTTTgaatcacattattttttttttaacatctgccttttaaagtttttttttttctcaacattctatagataatattacattttatcattgttatctatttttgtgaataataaaaataaataatgcaattattttaattgttaatactattatcattttcagaaaattaagaatttaattaatttaataattaacacagAATTTCTGAGTATAGATCTACTGAAAGTAGATAagatattctatattaaaaatgtctatcttaataatattaatatttcatattcctATTAGGTacctgataatataatatcaatagaaaaaatactaaaaaaaaataaataatgataatactttttataaaaactttaaatataaagaaataacgattttcttagaatttataaatatttatatataaacccGATATCTctgtaaatcatttaaatattattaaaaaaaaatatatatataattatttattatatctattaggtGCCTACCACACTACGTTTTGGCTGATCCGTTTGAACCGGATTTCATGTCAAAATATGTctagtatttacaattaagatttaaatgaattgtttttaatgtttttaactgGACTCACCTAAACGCATAGTATGATAAACTATTACAACttgtaattaacattatttattacttattagtatattatttctactcgAGATATGTtgtcaaatatttaacttgaaattatctaattttttgagttaattcaatatgaaatataatattttatcaatgtttgatttttatttatgtcataGTAAAACTCAGTTAACATTTAATTCTATTTCCTACTTTAAATATCTGCCATTTTTcacaaatatcaaaaaatccaatgttaatgtattattatcatttatcagtgATTCAAATGTTATCttgtttgttattgttattacggctgattattttaatgaataatacttgtttttattactaacataccaataatttaactaactaTTATTTGATTACCATTATATATGgactatttaattgttaaaaagtaatatttttataataatttaaagtttattaacactatttgtttttattcatatcatTGTAATTTTGGTTTGAATATGCTTATaacatgttattaattattttagcagTTTGATGAGGTTACTTATGAACCAGGAGTTATCACTTTGCATTCAAATGGTGTTAagagaacaatattatataacgtcaAAGACTGCAATGGCAAATATATACCAAGACAAGGAGATAaagtaaactattttaatgattgttgtttagcaacaatattattattatttttttatttcaaaaattatttttaggtgaGATTCAATCTCTATCAAATAAAACGCAACAAGGAATTAATTGCGATGAATATTCATTTGGCATCGACTGcatcaaacaataatacacgTACATCCACTGATGAACAAAATCGTGCAGACATCAAATATGGTTATATTGCTGCCCTTAAAGATGGTTTTGGATTTATTGAAACCATAGCACTCGATTCCGaagtattttttagatatgCGTAAGtagaattgattttatttttcaacttgtTGTCTATATTCTAAtcgttatttactattataaaatagaaatttgaatGATCCAAATGCGTCTCTTGAACTTGGTATGGAAGTAGAGTATACATT contains the following coding sequences:
- the LOC113560610 gene encoding cold shock domain-containing protein E1 isoform X2, with translation MSNNSQWNLFQSNMLNGSDSSMINFKTLSALTNLNNYPSSRSSNHSPPNYNSQSSQNFPMPSQYQSSQFHQKDSSMNNMFNNGLQSSNFDVFSSDNTAPVSRYPPAGNDIFGGHDTATASSSNNSNFSNESFGNNQGVRETGIIEKLLHSYGFIQCCERQARLFFHFSQFSGNIEHLKIGDPVEFEMTYDRRTGKPIASTVTKIAPEVVLSEERVTGVVTTELRTEGSGGDTQGRISYENRGECFFLPYNKDDVEGNVTLRTGDQVSFQIATNQRGNLGATHVRLENPVHPVKYQGVVCSMKDVFGYIERADIVKEISFPFTEFKDSSKPLQLGDDVEFIIQTRSGKEVACNIERLPPGSVIFEDIEDTVMKGQVLKPLDKTPQNHLPSEPLPGRIRYRAPDYSEVEVSFGEKDQQGDFTLRHGDWVEFRIATDRRDQLKRATNISLLPESFVVSGERRELGIIAVLKQGFGFLRSVEREPKIYFTFNEVLDVQRKLECNDEVEFTVAQDPSSSFGNSRQSAIRIKHLTRGSVQFEVLIEEGLVGIVTVVATEIFEPSSPSKTNAHFDEVTYEPGVITLHSNGVKRTILYNVKDCNGKYIPRQGDKVRFNLYQIKRNKELIAMNIHLASTASNNNTRTSTDEQNRADIKYGYIAALKDGFGFIETIALDSEVFFRYANLNDPNASLELGMEVEYTLSTRNTGNGGSCASAENVRILPPGSISDNCELLQPNVILDGVVSRPLRSVNPEQTEYAGIIQEVPTTEEENISQYEFGIKGLINKRELLQVGDPVQFQVDSKNRAVNIIAIRKKQRAHVDAIKGLFGFLTHEVEGGKKLFFHTSEVTDGIKLNQGDLVEFVLVVNQRSGKSSGCNVTKISSAENSPPKQPSQRPEHLINRIRTISVIDDGSPKLVVIRQPLGPDGSKGFDPNARKQHNPGQLIEV
- the LOC113560610 gene encoding cold shock domain-containing protein E1 isoform X1, with protein sequence MSNNSQWNLFQSNMLNGSDSSMINFKTLSALTNLNNYPSSRSSNHSPPNYNSQSSQNFPMPSQYQSSQFHQKDSSMNNMFNNGLQSSNFDVFSSDNTAPVSRYPPAGNDIFGGHDTATASSSNNSNFSNESFGNNQGVRETGIIEKLLHSYGFIQCCERQARLFFHFSQFSGNIEHLKIGDPVEFEMTYDRRTGKPIASTVTKIAPEVVLSEERVTGVVTTELRTEGSGGDTQGRISYENRGECFFLPYNKDDVEGNVTLRTGDQVSFQIATNQRGNLGATHVRLENPVHPVKYQGVVCSMKDVFGYIERADIVKEISFPFTEFKDSSKPLQLGDDVEFIIQTRSGKEVACNIERLPPGSVIFEDIEDTVMKGQVLKPLDKTPQNHLPSEPLPGRIRYRAPDYSEVEVSFGEKDQQGDFTLRHGDWVEFRIATDRRDQLKRATNISLLPESFVVSGERRELGIIAVLKQGFGFLRSVEREPKIYFTFNEVLDVQRKLECNDEVEFTVAQDPSSSFGNSRQSAIRIKHLTRGSVQFEVLIEEGLVGIVTVVATEIFEPSSPSKTNAHQFDEVTYEPGVITLHSNGVKRTILYNVKDCNGKYIPRQGDKVRFNLYQIKRNKELIAMNIHLASTASNNNTRTSTDEQNRADIKYGYIAALKDGFGFIETIALDSEVFFRYANLNDPNASLELGMEVEYTLSTRNTGNGGSCASAENVRILPPGSISDNCELLQPNVILDGVVSRPLRSVNPEQTEYAGIIQEVPTTEEENISQYEFGIKGLINKRELLQVGDPVQFQVDSKNRAVNIIAIRKKQRAHVDAIKGLFGFLTHEVEGGKKLFFHTSEVTDGIKLNQGDLVEFVLVVNQRSGKSSGCNVTKISSAENSPPKQPSQRPEHLINRIRTISVIDDGSPKLVVIRQPLGPDGSKGFDPNARKQHNPGQLIEV